A genomic window from Glycine soja cultivar W05 chromosome 10, ASM419377v2, whole genome shotgun sequence includes:
- the LOC114369231 gene encoding fructose-bisphosphate aldolase 6, cytosolic-like, with protein MSSFKSKFQDELIANASYIGTPGKGILAADESTGTIGKRLASINVENVETNRRILRELLFTAPGCLERLSGVILFEETLYQKSAAGVPFVDILKKGGVLPGIKVDKGTVELAGTNGETTTQGLDDLAQRCKKYYEAGARFAKWRAVLKIGPNEPSPLCIHENANGLARYAAICQENGLVPIVEPEILSDGPHDIAKCADVTERVLAACYKALNDHHVLLEGTLLKPNMVTPGSESARVKAEVIAEHTVRALQRTVPPAVPAIVFLSGGQSEEEATVNLNAMNQLKGKKPWSLTFSYGRALQQSTLKAWGGKDENIPKAQSALLVRCKANSEATLGTYKGDATLGEGASESLHVKDYKY; from the exons ATGTCTTCCTTCAAGAGCAAATTCCAAG ATGAGTTGATTGCCAATGCTAGTTACATTGGCACCCCAGGAAAGGGTATCCTTGCGGCTGACGAGTCAACAGGGACAATTGGGAAGCGTTTGGCGAGCATCAACGTGGAGAATGTTGAAACAAACAGGCGCATTCTTCGTGAGCTCCTATTCACTGCCCCTGGTTGTCTTGAGCGCCTCAGTGGTGTCATCTTGTTTGAGGAAACCCTCTACCAAAAATCCGCTGCAG GAGTACCCTTCGTGGACATACTAAAGAAAGGAGGAGTTCTCCCGGGCATCAAGGTGGACAAGGGAACCGTGGAGCTCGCCGGAACAAACGGCGAAACCACCACGCAGGGCCTGGACGACCTTGCTCAGCGCTGCAAGAAGTACTACGAAGCCGGAGCAAGGTTCGCCAAGTGGCGCGCAGTGTTAAAGATAGGTCCAAACGAGCCCTCTCCGCTCTGTATCCATGAAAACGCCAATGGTCTTGCTCGCTACGCCGCCATCTGCCAAGAAAACGGCCTCGTCCCCATCGTGGAGCCCGAGATCCTCTCCGATGGGCCCCACGACATCGCGAAATGCGCCGACGTAACGGAGCGCGTGCTGGCCGCATGCTATAAAGCCCTAAACGACCACCACGTGCTCCTGGAGGGCACGCTGTTAAAGCCCAACATGGTGACTCCTGGATCCGAAAGCGCACGTGTGAAGGCTGAGGTCATAGCGGAGCATACGGTGAGGGCGCTGCAGAGGACCGTGCCTCCTGCGGTTCCGGCGATTGTGTTTCTCTCCGGAGGACAGAGCGAGGAGGAGGCGACAGTGAATTTGAACGCGATGAATCAGCTGAAGGGGAAGAAGCCCTGGTCGTTGACTTTCTCTTATGGGAGGGCGCTGCAGCAGAGCACGCTCAAGGCGTGGGGTGGAAAGGACGAGAACATCCCCAAGGCGCAAAGCGCGTTGCTGGTGAGGTGCAAGGCGAATTCTGAGGCTACTCTTGGAACTTACAAGGGGGATGCCACGCTTGGGGAAGGGGCTTCTGAGTCTCTTCATGTTAAGGATTATAAGTACTAA